The Ptychodera flava strain L36383 chromosome 14, AS_Pfla_20210202, whole genome shotgun sequence genome segment acatacgcacaaacatacacttacatatacacacacacagacacacacacacacacacacacatacacatatatatatatatatatatatatatatatatatatatatatatatatcagtgtcTTCCTTTAGAAACGTAAATGAAGTACAACAGAGATAGTACTTATATATTGGAAAGAGTGGCGTGAATTTAATTACAAGCTAATGTGTGTAAAACAATACTTTATTATGTGAACTTAGTTTAACGATTACTGCAATCCCAATGCCCTAagaacaatcaatcaatcaatcaatcaatcaatcaacagaCATTGTATTGTCCCTCTGAATATAAAACAGACACAAACATGGCCATACAGTGGAAACAACCGATTCTAAAACTCCAAAGCATATCTGCAGTATCGTTTGGAAAAGCATTAGTATTCATCGAATACAGtattttttggtatattttcATCTTCGATAAGGGACAAATGActccttttttattttaaatacgtAATACCGCTTCGTATACAAAAGCGCCAAGGTGTAGATTATGAAGGCATGTATAGTCAGCCGGGAAACAACTCACTGGAATTACATCAAATACTATCATGTACAACGAATTCGAAGTATACGGGTATATAGGCCTACTTCAAGGAAATCACACAAATTTGTCTGAGCATATATACCTTGTAGACTTTTGCATGAAGCAAACTGTGGGAACAATTGTGGCGAACTTGGGCCTTTTCCTGTCCTAGATCACAAATGGCCCTACTGTAGAGCAAAATACTTCGATTTAGCCGGATCATTTGACAAGTCTGCCAATATGTCACGAATAACGGCTGCCACTCTGTTGAGACTCCCGGCGTCAAAGCTGTCGAATAAATTGCAGCCCCGGATAAAAAAGTGCGGACACTGTTTTTTCTCGAGAGCATACATCATACTGCGCAGTAGTCCTTTGAATCGTTCGCCAAGTTTCTCTTTGCTCCAACTGTCGGGTTTGGGAAATTTTGTACACTCATTAAGGAATATAGTCTTAATGTGGTAAGACGCGATGGGCTTGAAATCTTGACGGTTAGCCTCGCGGATTGTCTTCAAAATCCGCTCACACTGTTTTCTCCGTCCGTTGGGTGAGTCGATATCCGAGTACCGCAATAGGTACTTCTCACCGCAAGAGAATGAAAAACGCCAGAGGTTTGTGTCTTGACTCGCATGACATTGCTTTGGAAGCATATGAAAACCGAAaccttttacattttttacttcGGTCTCAGTTAGCCACTCATTACTACTGTTGCCCCAATCAGCGGCACTCGGAGGCCAATCTGTCGTACCACGGAACACAATGCAGGGTACAAGATGTATACTGTAAACTTTACCGCCGGCTTCAACCTTCAAGATTGGGATAGAGTCGTGGGATTCTGAAAGAGACAGTTAAACCTTGGTTAGGACAAAAAGTCAATAAATCGGTCAAAGGTTATTTTATTGGCGACTTTATTGGTGCTGTGATGCATTTATTCAATACCATACTTTCACGTGACTAACCTTTACTGCATCGATTGACGTTTTCTCATAAACTTGGAAGTATCCAGGATTTTATATTGGTCTAACTTATTGAATTTTTGACTCTTTCCCGTTTTTTCAGTACTATCGATGTGTTGCGCGCCTTGATGTTTTGATGATTGTAGTTCGACTTAAAGgcttgtttttcatattttaggtTTTGCGATTTCGTTGCTACAATTCACTCGTCGGTCTGTCTAAAACCGTGTCCCTCTTCTTAATTTGCAATCCTGTGTTTTTCTTTCTAATGAGTTCGGAAGCTACAAAGTATAGTGTCATTCACAGACTGATTGCTATATATCGGTTTATAGGTCAACTGGTAGACGACACTGTAATGCTACGTAGTTTCCTGGCAATACTAAATCTCATTCGTTGTTTACGTTTATGCCTCAGATTTACCGTATTTAAGATAGTGCATGCATTCCTCAAACGTGTGGATGATGGATCGCTTTGCAACTAAATTAAATTGACACATGCTTTCGATTCCTTGAAAGAAAACGTTTGAATGACGCACTGTGCAACTACAATAAACAATCAGTGTAAGTAAAGATAAATAAGTTTTGTTATGGTGAATGTGGAAATAATCAACAAGTACATGTACGTTGGTATA includes the following:
- the LOC139148906 gene encoding cyclic GMP-AMP synthase-like receptor 1, whose protein sequence is MATGQQLNVLLNKFTEVKIQTSRLESRKAIPLCLDNVIHPILKTIGEEQPRFRAEPPLATSSYFEGLRVSSLNNFELLVSFVQLLSFRGIDDVGTKEPGYGSHGYIIAKHSNFDIADLVETLPKNVVSEGFTGLGLLSAIKVKRAFFAAVDGAMKKLNIVPDKQITVRLEESHDSIPILKVEAGGKVYSIHLVPCIVFRGTTDWPPSAADWGNSSNEWLTETEVKNVKGFGFHMLPKQCHASQDTNLWRFSFSCGEKYLLRYSDIDSPNGRRKQCERILKTIREANRQDFKPIASYHIKTIFLNECTKFPKPDSWSKEKLGERFKGLLRSMMYALEKKQCPHFFIRGCNLFDSFDAGSLNRVAAVIRDILADLSNDPAKSKYFALQ